In Mycolicibacterium gadium, the genomic window CAGCACGGTGACTTGCTTGTACTCGGCCGTTGGCGCCTCGATGCGGGCGCCGCACGCGTCACAGAAGCGCGCTTCATCACGAGGTTGCGCGCCGCACGCCCGGCAAATCACTGCTGCCGCCATCGACCCCACCTGCTCGCATTGCTGCTGAGCTGAGGATAGGACCAGTTCGCGCCGACGGGACCATTATTGACGTGCGGATATGCCGCCGCGCCAGGCGGCCACTTTGTCCTCATAACGCATCGTCTGGGCCGGACTGGTCGACGGAAGTCGCCGATAGTGCACGTCTGGGGCGACACGGACGAGGCGGTTGAAGTTCTTCTCGGCGGCGGCGCCGTTGAAGAAGATCCGTCTGATGCCCGGATGTGCGACGAGCAGGCGTCCAAAATCGTTGGGCACCATACTGTCCGGCTCTACGGCCGCATCCAGGCTGCCCTTGCGCCTGCAGGATCGCAGCACATCCCATACTGCGACACCATTGGCAACCAGCGCCGCAGTCCGGTCGTCGTACGGATCGTCGGCGGCGAACCCGAAGAGCTCACCGGTGATCCGCCAGAACGCGTTGCGGGGGTTGCCGTAGTACTGCTGGGACGTCACCGACATCGCGCTCAGCATGTTGCCGAGTATCAACGTGTGCGCGCCGTCGCCGATGATCGGCGGGAGGCCTTGGACCAGTGGCGCCGTCATGGAGCCGAATATCCCACGGCGCCGGGGTATACGTTGTGCCGGTGGCCGAAGATTTCGACATCGAGGCATCCGGGCTACTCGACGGTCTCGACGGCACGGCCCGGACGGAGCGGGCTGAACTCATCGGGTGGCTGCTGGCCGAAGGGTTCACTGTCGACCAGATCAGAGCATCGTTCATGCCGATGTTGCTCGCCGCTCGCCGAGTTCTGGGTGAGGACGGGACCTACGTGTCGGCCCGTGAGACCTGCGAGAAGACCGGCATCGACCTGGAACTGCTCCAGCGCCTGCAACGCGCGATCGGCCTGCCGACCGTGGACGATCCCGATGCCGCCGTGCACTCGCGTGCGGATGCCGAGGCCGCGGCCTATGGGCAGCGCTTCATCGAGTTGGGTATCGAACCCGACCAGCTCGTACAGA contains:
- a CDS encoding DNA-deoxyinosine glycosylase, with the translated sequence MTAPLVQGLPPIIGDGAHTLILGNMLSAMSVTSQQYYGNPRNAFWRITGELFGFAADDPYDDRTAALVANGVAVWDVLRSCRRKGSLDAAVEPDSMVPNDFGRLLVAHPGIRRIFFNGAAAEKNFNRLVRVAPDVHYRRLPSTSPAQTMRYEDKVAAWRGGISARQ